Proteins from a genomic interval of Bombus affinis isolate iyBomAffi1 chromosome 16, iyBomAffi1.2, whole genome shotgun sequence:
- the LOC126925218 gene encoding uncharacterized protein LOC126925218 — MNLEVILTDLSAKFPGLKYLVRPEYAPYLNTAGTVLLGWLIVSWISYLIWAFLAPLMITVIAIILICPTTAKWCIKQTVPGMETVLNEFLEMFQTILSQIRD, encoded by the exons ATGAAC CTCGAAGTTATTCTGACAGATTTGAGCGCGAAATTTCCCGGCTTAAAATATCTTGTACGACCGGAGTACGCGCCATATTTGAATACAGCTGGTACAGTGTTGCTGGGTTGGCTGATAGTGTCTTGGATTTCTTAC CTTATCTGGGCGTTCCTCGCGCCCCTGATGATCACTGTCATCGCCATAATCCTGATTTGCCCGACGACGGCGAAGTGGTGCATCAAACAGACCGTCCCCGGCATGGAAACCGTTCTCAACGAGTTCTTGGAAATGTTCCAGACCATTTTATCGCAAATACGCGACTGA